Proteins co-encoded in one Spirosoma endbachense genomic window:
- a CDS encoding metallophosphoesterase, with protein MTILTISDLHGRSVWREADLNAYDQVIFLGDYTDSYVFDDETIYNNLSAIIELKRQEPDRFVLLIGNHDAQYLHYPHYRCSGFRSWAQPKLSALFDKHRDLFQLAHQYGSYLFSHAGVTNQWLARLLAKTGHEETTISPDKNLADLINNSHKQPLPIQSVLFEVSARRGGYDAFSGPVWADRSESGIDYLHNFHQVVGHTPVDKFTTIGTTSSSITYTDVLQTRTAFYEIIIPD; from the coding sequence ATGACGATCCTAACCATCAGTGATTTGCACGGGCGATCCGTTTGGCGGGAAGCGGACCTCAACGCCTATGATCAGGTTATTTTTCTGGGCGATTATACCGATAGTTACGTCTTCGATGATGAGACAATTTATAATAACCTGAGCGCTATCATTGAGTTAAAACGGCAGGAACCCGACCGATTTGTGCTCCTGATTGGCAACCATGATGCTCAGTATCTGCATTATCCACATTATCGGTGTTCTGGCTTTCGGAGCTGGGCTCAACCCAAATTAAGTGCGTTATTTGATAAACATCGGGATTTGTTTCAACTGGCTCATCAGTATGGTTCTTATTTATTTAGCCATGCGGGTGTAACAAATCAATGGTTGGCACGACTATTGGCAAAAACTGGGCATGAAGAGACTACGATCAGTCCTGATAAAAACCTTGCCGACTTGATTAATAATAGCCACAAGCAACCTTTACCAATACAAAGCGTCCTTTTTGAGGTTAGTGCAAGGCGGGGCGGTTACGATGCGTTCAGTGGCCCTGTCTGGGCTGACCGATCCGAATCAGGCATTGACTATTTACACAATTTTCATCAGGTCGTAGGCCATACGCCAGTTGACAAATTCACGACAATCGGTACGACAAGCAGTTCGATAACCTATACAGACGTATTACAAACAAGAACAGCATTTTATGAAATCATAATCCCTGATTAA
- a CDS encoding HAMP domain-containing sensor histidine kinase, which translates to MDLILLHTHSVMAYILVLVSSSMYVYLVNLKVEAPGKQWFKIFYFSQIVWQTGDMIRYSIHPAYVGSLLYQLQIILMFVPALGLVEIAYIQFLYRFVKPAFERERKIVFYVMIAYVVGLIAFNSWNEFYNGSHLLLMQSSMFIYGLLTNLWAIYLGWRKGRLFAKQGNERAAKGNSYMAIVNLCFVIPCIVAVIYGIYSTVGFWTFFILIWLGNLSQIVVSITYAAVPTSFQIKLVGFTFVMIATVLLIVTLVFYPPLYPTDYGPRMAQQDGIIKLLAIITLSTAGLILILPRILRVTLTRPLQQLLEGVQQVNSGNLTTVVPVGLPDEIGDLTQNFNWMTQSLKKANDELTMYTEQLEEQIVERTAEITQQKSELEIQRDSLEKTLLELKETQVQLIQKEKMASLGELTAGIAHEIQNPLNFVNNFSKISIELLEELKEEITADHKTDATDLADDLIQNVQRISNHGQRADSIVKGMLQLSHSSTSTGKKQPTNLNDLVSEYLQLAFKEMVAKNKNFSAELSVQLDTTIDHVKVVPQDIGRVLLNVFNNAFYAVNQKQKQLNTDYKPAIVLSTQTDPGSQMVVVCIRDNGTGIPDSILDKIYQPFFTTKPTGQGSTGLGLSLSYNIVTQGHAGIMTTTSEFGQYTEVTIRLPVSAE; encoded by the coding sequence ATGGATCTGATTTTACTGCATACTCATTCGGTAATGGCTTACATACTTGTCTTGGTGTCGAGTAGTATGTATGTATATCTCGTCAATCTTAAGGTCGAGGCTCCCGGAAAGCAATGGTTTAAAATCTTTTATTTCAGCCAGATCGTATGGCAAACCGGCGATATGATACGGTACAGCATTCATCCGGCTTATGTTGGCTCTCTGCTCTATCAACTTCAGATCATACTCATGTTTGTGCCCGCTCTGGGCCTTGTTGAAATTGCTTACATTCAATTCCTCTACCGCTTTGTTAAACCCGCTTTTGAACGTGAACGAAAGATCGTCTTTTACGTAATGATCGCGTATGTAGTTGGGTTGATTGCATTTAACAGCTGGAATGAATTCTATAACGGGAGCCATTTGCTCCTGATGCAATCGTCTATGTTTATCTATGGTTTATTGACAAACCTGTGGGCCATCTATCTGGGGTGGCGAAAAGGGCGTCTATTCGCCAAACAGGGCAATGAACGAGCGGCAAAAGGGAATTCGTACATGGCAATTGTTAATTTATGCTTTGTTATACCCTGTATTGTTGCGGTCATTTACGGGATCTATAGCACGGTTGGTTTCTGGACGTTTTTCATCCTGATCTGGTTGGGAAATCTGTCTCAGATTGTCGTTTCGATTACATATGCCGCGGTGCCGACCAGCTTTCAAATCAAATTAGTAGGCTTTACATTCGTCATGATAGCCACCGTACTGCTGATCGTGACACTGGTATTTTATCCACCATTATACCCTACTGATTACGGCCCTCGAATGGCTCAGCAGGACGGCATCATTAAACTACTGGCAATCATCACCTTGTCTACTGCTGGTTTGATTTTAATTCTGCCCCGAATTCTCCGCGTTACCCTTACCCGTCCGTTACAGCAATTACTGGAAGGCGTTCAGCAGGTTAATTCGGGCAATCTGACGACCGTTGTTCCGGTTGGCTTACCTGACGAAATCGGCGATCTAACGCAAAATTTCAACTGGATGACTCAGTCGCTTAAAAAAGCGAATGATGAGCTGACAATGTACACCGAACAACTGGAGGAACAGATCGTAGAACGAACAGCCGAGATAACCCAACAAAAAAGCGAACTGGAAATTCAGCGGGATTCTCTTGAGAAAACACTACTCGAACTGAAGGAGACTCAGGTGCAGCTTATTCAGAAAGAGAAAATGGCTTCGCTGGGAGAATTGACTGCCGGGATCGCTCACGAAATCCAGAATCCGCTGAACTTCGTCAATAATTTCTCGAAGATCAGCATTGAACTCCTGGAGGAACTTAAAGAAGAAATTACGGCCGACCATAAAACGGATGCCACCGATCTCGCGGATGATCTTATTCAAAACGTGCAGCGTATTTCGAATCACGGGCAGCGCGCCGACAGCATTGTCAAGGGAATGTTGCAGTTGTCGCATAGCAGTACCAGCACGGGCAAAAAGCAGCCGACTAACCTTAATGACCTGGTATCGGAGTATTTACAACTGGCCTTCAAGGAGATGGTGGCCAAAAATAAAAACTTCAGCGCAGAACTGTCGGTACAATTAGACACTACTATTGATCACGTGAAAGTAGTACCGCAGGATATCGGCCGGGTATTGCTTAATGTTTTCAATAATGCCTTTTATGCTGTCAATCAAAAACAGAAACAGCTCAACACCGATTATAAACCGGCAATAGTGTTGAGTACCCAAACCGATCCGGGCAGTCAAATGGTCGTCGTTTGCATTCGCGACAACGGAACGGGCATTCCGGATAGCATACTCGACAAAATTTATCAGCCCTTTTTTACAACAAAACCAACCGGGCAGGGAAGCACCGGCCTGGGGTTATCGCTGAGCTATAACATTGTTACACAGGGCCATGCAGGTATAATGACAACGACCTCCGAATTCGGCCAGTACACCGAAGTAACTATTCGGCTTCCCGTTAGCGCAGAATAA
- a CDS encoding response regulator, with the protein MTTIPVKPVSILIVEDEAILALELCVKLEAEGYNIAGTATTGRQALALHKEQTADIVICDINLRGDWTGIETARQLSALNPIPIIYLSALTDRATLEQAKLTKPAAYLTKPVTTDSLRIAIEIALSNFAYVTASNAPVIHEPMSMPMAAREGETILQVGDYIFIKQNYQFVRLHKGEVLYIEAEDKYTTVVTPTRKFVLRLSLAVLLQRLADMTLIRVHRSFAVNLSHVESFSDYEVQVPGQTVPLGRVYKEEFLHHFRFR; encoded by the coding sequence ATGACCACCATCCCTGTTAAACCTGTTTCTATTCTAATCGTTGAAGACGAAGCGATACTGGCACTAGAGCTTTGTGTGAAACTCGAAGCTGAAGGGTATAACATTGCTGGCACGGCTACAACTGGTCGGCAAGCCCTTGCCCTGCATAAAGAACAAACCGCCGATATTGTAATCTGCGACATTAACCTGCGGGGCGACTGGACTGGCATTGAAACTGCCCGCCAACTATCCGCCCTGAATCCAATACCGATTATTTATCTCTCAGCCTTAACCGACCGCGCAACCCTCGAACAAGCCAAATTAACAAAACCTGCAGCCTATCTGACAAAGCCTGTCACGACCGACAGTTTGCGGATTGCCATTGAAATTGCGTTAAGCAACTTTGCCTACGTTACAGCCAGTAATGCACCCGTCATTCATGAGCCAATGTCAATGCCAATGGCCGCCCGCGAAGGTGAGACGATTTTACAGGTTGGCGACTATATTTTTATCAAGCAGAATTACCAATTTGTGCGTTTACACAAAGGTGAGGTACTTTATATTGAAGCCGAAGACAAATACACAACGGTTGTAACACCAACCAGAAAGTTTGTTTTACGGCTTTCACTGGCCGTTTTATTGCAGCGGCTGGCCGATATGACCCTGATCCGGGTACACCGCTCATTTGCGGTTAACCTCTCCCATGTGGAGTCATTCAGCGACTATGAAGTGCAGGTTCCGGGGCAGACTGTTCCGCTCGGAAGAGTGTACAAAGAAGAGTTTTTACACCATTTTCGTTTCCGCTAA
- a CDS encoding BatA domain-containing protein codes for MNFLYPSFLFGLLAVSVPIAIHLFNFRRTRRVFFTNVALLRTVQTETKSFRRLKHWLILAARCLFLVCLVLAFAQPFIPSKNKLGLSRQGVTSLYLDNSFSMQNERNTKRYLDIATGRLDELLTLFRNATSLQLLTNDFSAAEQQTGTAESIRDRVTSIHFAHTPRALETVYRRQRNLLSSLNPGGRNQLFWFSDFQKSTVGDLARLQIDTTDRLFVVPLEAQATKNVYVDSVWLSTPFIREMQNNSLNVKLNNGGRENVKNLPVRLYLDDTQTSTASATLQPGGSATISLNFNVTKKGYHRGRIVFEDFPITFDNQYFFVIEASPAVRVLHLFEQKSSSPGRSTDYVDAVYSNDSLFVRRSFNAQNFDVGQLKETDLVILEGVAQVNGTLRTELERFVQQGGSLTIIPPTNPDMATYGPFLNTLGLGNVQSTAGTPGSNPSPLPVADPDRRNPFFRDVFQQSYQSEPLNMPNAAPVWRWNAGGRLLSLRDGSPLLTQSKAGQGSVYLIANPLASAYGNLAEHALFVPVMYKMAALSVRGQRTAYSFDDNLITIPVTNPSERAVYKLKHGKLEIIPVQRTIGNQLLLEMPKSNELSAGQEIESGYYELQLDGKTERLLAFNHGNKESVMDFYSADELRRAFANQPNVEVFDSIQDGDFVQVLEQENLGRSLWKYFLLAALAFLLFEIGLVRFMKG; via the coding sequence ATGAATTTTCTATATCCGTCCTTCCTCTTCGGCCTGCTGGCTGTATCGGTACCAATTGCTATTCATCTCTTTAATTTCCGGCGGACACGACGGGTGTTTTTCACCAATGTAGCCCTGCTCCGTACTGTTCAGACCGAAACTAAGTCGTTCAGACGGTTGAAACACTGGCTTATTCTGGCGGCTCGCTGCCTGTTTCTGGTTTGTCTGGTCCTGGCATTTGCCCAACCGTTTATCCCTAGTAAAAATAAACTGGGGTTATCACGGCAGGGTGTTACCAGCCTGTATCTGGACAATTCATTCAGCATGCAGAATGAGCGGAATACCAAACGCTATCTCGACATCGCAACTGGTCGATTGGATGAACTGTTGACGCTCTTTCGAAACGCCACTTCACTACAACTCCTCACGAACGACTTTTCGGCGGCTGAACAGCAGACAGGAACGGCCGAATCGATTCGCGACCGCGTCACCTCCATACATTTCGCGCATACGCCACGAGCACTTGAAACGGTTTACCGGCGGCAGCGAAACCTGCTATCGAGTTTAAATCCGGGAGGACGTAATCAGTTATTCTGGTTTTCTGATTTCCAGAAGAGTACAGTCGGTGATTTGGCGCGTCTACAGATCGATACGACCGACCGATTGTTTGTTGTGCCTTTAGAGGCTCAGGCTACTAAAAATGTCTACGTCGATTCAGTCTGGCTAAGTACGCCATTTATCCGCGAAATGCAGAATAATAGCCTGAATGTTAAACTGAATAACGGAGGACGCGAAAATGTAAAAAACCTTCCGGTACGGCTATATCTGGATGACACGCAGACGTCGACGGCTTCGGCCACCCTGCAGCCGGGCGGCTCGGCAACAATATCGCTCAACTTCAATGTGACGAAAAAAGGATACCATAGGGGCCGGATTGTATTCGAGGATTTCCCCATTACATTCGATAACCAGTATTTCTTTGTCATTGAAGCCTCACCTGCTGTTCGTGTTCTGCATTTGTTCGAGCAGAAGTCCAGCTCTCCGGGTCGTTCTACTGATTATGTTGATGCCGTTTATTCGAATGACAGCTTATTTGTCCGGCGGAGTTTCAATGCGCAGAATTTCGATGTTGGTCAACTGAAAGAAACGGATTTGGTAATACTGGAAGGTGTTGCTCAGGTAAATGGCACCCTACGAACTGAACTGGAACGGTTTGTTCAGCAAGGAGGCAGTCTGACGATCATACCGCCCACGAATCCCGATATGGCCACTTACGGGCCATTTCTAAACACCTTAGGGCTGGGTAATGTGCAAAGTACAGCCGGCACGCCGGGTAGTAATCCCTCTCCCCTACCCGTTGCTGACCCCGATCGCCGGAATCCGTTCTTCCGGGATGTGTTCCAGCAGAGCTATCAGTCGGAGCCACTCAATATGCCGAATGCGGCCCCTGTCTGGCGTTGGAACGCGGGCGGACGACTTCTCAGCTTACGCGATGGCAGTCCATTACTTACTCAGTCGAAGGCGGGCCAGGGAAGCGTATATCTGATTGCTAATCCATTAGCGAGTGCTTACGGTAACCTGGCCGAACATGCCCTTTTTGTTCCGGTCATGTACAAAATGGCAGCACTTAGTGTCCGGGGACAACGAACGGCGTACTCCTTCGACGATAACCTGATCACCATTCCGGTCACGAACCCATCCGAGCGGGCAGTTTACAAACTGAAGCATGGTAAACTGGAAATTATTCCCGTACAGCGCACCATCGGCAACCAGCTCCTGCTCGAAATGCCCAAGAGTAATGAATTGAGTGCTGGTCAGGAAATCGAATCTGGTTATTATGAATTACAGCTTGATGGAAAAACCGAGCGTTTATTAGCGTTCAATCATGGCAACAAAGAGTCGGTTATGGATTTTTATTCCGCCGACGAATTACGCCGGGCGTTTGCCAATCAGCCCAATGTTGAGGTTTTCGATAGTATTCAGGATGGTGATTTTGTGCAGGTACTGGAACAGGAAAATTTAGGGCGTAGTCTCTGGAAATATTTCTTGCTGGCCGCACTTGCCTTCCTGTTGTTTGAAATTGGACTGGTACGGTTCATGAAAGGCTGA
- a CDS encoding thiamine pyrophosphate-binding protein yields the protein MAGKTGNQKIIEQFLADGMNHMFGNPGTVEQGFLDAVADYPDMKYILTLQESVAVMMADGYARTTQKPTLVQLHSSPGIGNAVGALYQAKRGHAPLVVIGADAGLQYMNMDAQMANDLVAMMAPVTKYSTLVLSPKSLLRTIRRAIKIAATPPMGPVYVCLPMDVLDAINDEPVVPTSFPSTRVAPTPEQIDEAASMLLAAEKPVIFAGDGVAYSGANDDLVRVAELLGADVYGVDFGDVFIDTTHPLYQGTTGHMFGEYSHPMTSKGDANLIVGTYMVPEVFPRLEDIYQPDAKVIHFDLNAYEIAKNHHVDLGVVSDPKLSLQALAKAIESKQSDSQRSAADSRLQAARDAKKPAPSPVVTEPESAEVKPLKMAQFTEVLAQKVPDDVVIFDEALTNSPAVQQAIPPRKPGSYFTTRGGSLGVGFPGAIGVKLAHPEKTVIGFSGDGGSMYTIQALWSAVRHNTGAKFVVCNNGSYKLLQLNIDVYWQERSIASREHPLSFDLSFPPIRFDVLAQSMGVDSVRVERVEEIGPAIDRMLADDKPFLIDLVLEGNHHSDWVKTNCSQ from the coding sequence ATGGCTGGTAAGACTGGGAATCAGAAGATTATCGAACAGTTTCTGGCCGATGGTATGAATCACATGTTCGGTAATCCCGGCACGGTTGAACAGGGTTTCCTGGATGCCGTTGCCGACTATCCGGACATGAAATACATCCTGACGCTTCAGGAGAGTGTGGCCGTAATGATGGCCGATGGGTATGCCCGCACAACACAGAAACCAACACTGGTACAGCTACACAGTTCGCCCGGTATCGGTAATGCGGTTGGAGCCCTTTATCAGGCTAAGCGAGGTCATGCACCACTGGTCGTAATTGGAGCCGATGCCGGTTTGCAGTATATGAACATGGACGCCCAAATGGCCAACGACCTCGTCGCCATGATGGCCCCCGTGACCAAGTATTCGACCCTGGTTCTCAGCCCGAAATCGCTGCTACGCACAATACGCCGGGCTATTAAGATTGCGGCAACGCCCCCAATGGGTCCTGTCTACGTCTGTTTACCAATGGATGTACTGGACGCCATAAACGACGAACCTGTTGTTCCAACCAGTTTCCCATCGACGCGAGTAGCACCTACTCCTGAGCAAATCGACGAGGCTGCCAGCATGCTATTAGCAGCCGAGAAGCCTGTCATTTTTGCAGGCGATGGTGTTGCCTATTCCGGAGCCAACGACGATCTGGTTCGGGTAGCTGAGTTACTGGGTGCCGATGTTTATGGGGTCGATTTCGGGGATGTCTTTATCGATACGACCCATCCGCTCTATCAGGGAACAACGGGGCACATGTTCGGCGAGTATAGCCACCCAATGACCAGTAAAGGCGATGCCAATCTGATTGTTGGTACGTATATGGTTCCGGAAGTATTTCCCCGACTGGAAGACATCTATCAGCCTGACGCGAAAGTCATTCACTTTGACCTGAATGCGTACGAAATAGCCAAGAATCACCATGTCGATCTAGGCGTTGTCAGCGATCCTAAACTATCTCTGCAGGCACTGGCAAAAGCCATAGAAAGTAAGCAGAGCGACTCGCAGAGATCTGCCGCCGATAGCCGGTTACAGGCTGCCCGCGACGCTAAAAAACCAGCTCCGAGCCCTGTTGTGACGGAACCCGAATCGGCAGAAGTCAAACCACTCAAAATGGCGCAGTTTACCGAGGTACTGGCTCAAAAAGTACCCGACGATGTCGTTATTTTCGACGAAGCGCTGACAAACTCTCCTGCTGTTCAACAGGCTATTCCACCCCGTAAACCAGGTTCGTATTTTACGACACGCGGTGGTTCGCTCGGCGTAGGATTTCCGGGAGCGATTGGCGTCAAACTGGCCCATCCCGAAAAAACAGTGATCGGGTTCTCAGGCGACGGTGGTAGCATGTATACGATTCAGGCGTTGTGGTCGGCAGTGCGACACAATACCGGGGCTAAGTTTGTAGTCTGCAACAATGGTTCATACAAACTGCTGCAACTCAACATTGACGTATACTGGCAGGAACGCAGTATTGCCAGTCGTGAACATCCGCTCTCATTCGATCTTTCATTTCCGCCAATCCGGTTCGATGTTCTGGCCCAATCAATGGGTGTCGATTCCGTTCGGGTGGAGCGCGTGGAAGAAATTGGCCCCGCTATCGACCGGATGCTGGCCGATGATAAGCCGTTCCTGATCGATCTGGTGCTGGAAGGCAACCACCATAGTGATTGGGTAAAGACAAATTGCTCGCAATAG
- a CDS encoding tetratricopeptide repeat protein has protein sequence MSKLYFSLIIYFLTLSSSFAQATLLPDSLANAPDSVKMWALREVGDSLIFAGQYVMSKQAFQQALALAQTKGDRNAIAMGNRGMGFWHEQTGDYGQAIAWYQKALQAFQESGNTKQFARTLRFVSECYDRLQDYKQALSYIKQSLALAEKYQYTDLIMQCYEGLAIYESKAKRYQQALALRKKVLAYYESTKDSLSYYQALYNIGLLYKNMGQYGRSEQAFKDVLAYGKRQKNDFLIGYAYISLPYALIPQNKLDEAETCCRLALAWVEQVGGEKHTFLEEINGHLSQLWEKRGNYQQALQYYRLQMVSHDSIVNAEKNRQVAELETRYQTRQKEAEIQELAESNAEKNRQIWAAVGGLILLAVLLGTLYNLYERVRRNRQKIQHQSEQLTLMMREIHHRAKNNLAIVSSLLYLQTASLDDDDVIQTMRVGQQRVEAMALIHQRLYQTDQTTTIEMAEYLTDLTESLLKAYGYQVDDFDLQLTIDVEELDVDIAMPLGLITNELITNSLKYAYECGQRPLLHIWLGTVSRLSESDIILEVQDNGPGIDMADWQQTGKRNTFGKHLVTLLSQQLNGMFEVINHNGTLFRLIIPQSRLDA, from the coding sequence ATGAGTAAACTTTACTTTTCATTGATAATTTACTTTTTAACCCTTAGCTCTTCGTTTGCTCAGGCTACTTTGTTACCCGACTCGCTGGCCAATGCACCGGATTCGGTAAAGATGTGGGCCTTACGAGAGGTCGGCGATTCATTAATCTTTGCAGGACAGTACGTCATGTCCAAGCAGGCGTTTCAGCAGGCACTGGCATTGGCGCAGACAAAAGGTGATCGGAATGCGATTGCTATGGGGAATCGGGGTATGGGTTTCTGGCATGAGCAAACAGGCGATTACGGACAGGCAATTGCCTGGTATCAGAAGGCGTTACAGGCGTTTCAGGAAAGCGGTAACACGAAGCAGTTTGCCCGAACGCTACGATTTGTCAGTGAATGTTATGATCGATTACAGGACTACAAACAAGCACTGAGCTATATTAAACAGAGTCTGGCCTTAGCCGAGAAATACCAATATACCGATCTGATAATGCAATGCTATGAAGGGCTTGCTATCTATGAATCAAAGGCTAAGCGATACCAGCAGGCACTAGCACTTCGAAAAAAAGTATTGGCTTATTATGAGTCGACCAAAGACTCGCTTTCTTACTACCAGGCGTTGTATAATATTGGTTTACTGTACAAGAATATGGGTCAATATGGTCGTTCGGAGCAGGCTTTCAAAGATGTTCTAGCCTATGGAAAACGCCAGAAGAACGATTTTCTAATTGGTTATGCGTATATCAGTTTGCCCTATGCGCTGATTCCTCAAAATAAACTCGATGAAGCTGAAACCTGCTGTCGATTGGCTTTGGCCTGGGTGGAACAGGTTGGCGGAGAGAAACATACATTTCTGGAGGAGATTAATGGGCACCTGAGCCAGCTTTGGGAGAAAAGGGGAAATTACCAGCAGGCTTTACAGTATTACCGTTTGCAGATGGTTAGCCATGATAGTATTGTTAATGCTGAAAAAAATCGGCAGGTAGCTGAACTGGAAACCCGCTATCAAACCCGGCAGAAGGAAGCCGAAATACAGGAGCTAGCTGAATCCAATGCCGAGAAGAATCGGCAGATCTGGGCCGCAGTAGGCGGGCTGATACTTTTAGCGGTATTACTGGGGACTTTGTATAATCTGTATGAACGTGTCCGTCGGAACCGCCAGAAAATCCAGCACCAGTCTGAGCAGTTAACGCTGATGATGCGGGAGATTCATCATAGGGCAAAAAATAATCTGGCAATCGTATCGAGTTTGCTTTATTTACAGACGGCTAGCCTTGATGATGACGACGTTATCCAGACCATGCGGGTAGGGCAGCAACGGGTAGAAGCTATGGCCCTTATCCACCAGCGGCTGTATCAGACCGACCAGACAACGACTATCGAAATGGCCGAATACCTGACCGATCTGACCGAGAGCCTGTTGAAGGCGTATGGTTATCAGGTCGATGATTTTGATCTACAGCTTACTATCGATGTCGAAGAACTGGATGTGGATATCGCCATGCCGCTTGGGTTGATTACCAATGAGTTGATTACCAATTCGTTAAAATATGCTTACGAGTGCGGCCAACGCCCTTTGCTGCACATCTGGTTAGGTACTGTCAGTAGATTATCGGAGTCGGATATTATTCTCGAAGTTCAGGATAATGGCCCCGGCATAGACATGGCTGACTGGCAACAGACCGGGAAGCGGAATACGTTCGGTAAGCATCTGGTTACACTGCTTAGTCAACAGTTGAACGGTATGTTTGAGGTGATAAACCATAATGGAACCTTGTTCCGCCTGATCATTCCGCAAAGTCGATTAGACGCTTAA
- a CDS encoding type 1 glutamine amidotransferase domain-containing protein, translating into MSKKVLAILSEYGYWGIELVGPLTKLEEAGYTVEFMTPKGKKAEALPPSYDTTYVDPPLGTCVTTPLAAEMVQAFEATNRLETRSNMSEVVPERPYFSAPDFLRTFEKYFSDLKVAQENLTTEYDALLLVGGSGPIIDMVNNQRVHDIILAFYKKDMPIGAICYGVAPLVFARDFNERRSIIRGKHVTGHCIEYDYHDGTGFLHTDLNMGPPPYVLEYILTDAVGPEGQYHGNFGKETSVIVDYPFITARSLQCSFEFGDQFVNVLDNGLKRYGW; encoded by the coding sequence ATGTCTAAGAAAGTTCTGGCTATCCTATCAGAATACGGATACTGGGGAATTGAACTGGTGGGTCCATTAACAAAACTCGAAGAAGCTGGGTACACCGTCGAGTTTATGACCCCCAAGGGAAAAAAAGCAGAAGCCTTACCGCCTAGTTATGACACAACGTATGTAGATCCACCGTTAGGAACTTGTGTTACAACCCCGCTAGCCGCTGAAATGGTACAGGCATTCGAGGCTACGAATCGTCTAGAGACTCGTAGTAATATGTCGGAAGTAGTACCGGAACGCCCTTATTTTTCGGCTCCTGATTTCCTGCGCACGTTTGAAAAATATTTCAGCGATCTGAAAGTAGCTCAGGAAAATCTGACAACAGAGTATGATGCGCTACTCCTCGTTGGCGGTAGCGGCCCGATCATCGATATGGTTAATAACCAGCGCGTTCACGACATTATTCTGGCTTTTTACAAGAAAGATATGCCAATCGGGGCTATCTGCTACGGGGTTGCTCCGCTGGTTTTTGCCCGTGATTTTAACGAGCGTAGATCAATTATTCGGGGTAAGCACGTTACGGGGCACTGCATTGAGTACGATTACCACGATGGTACTGGATTCCTGCATACGGATCTAAACATGGGACCTCCGCCATATGTACTGGAGTATATTCTCACCGATGCTGTCGGACCAGAAGGCCAGTATCATGGCAATTTTGGGAAAGAAACATCCGTCATTGTCGATTATCCGTTCATCACTGCCCGCTCGCTGCAATGCTCGTTTGAGTTTGGCGATCAGTTCGTTAACGTTCTCGATAATGGATTGAAGCGATATGGCTGGTAA